In Deltaproteobacteria bacterium, the genomic window AAAAAGGTTTGTACGGCCGCTTGTAGAAGATTTTGCTTATTATCTTCCATTTGTGAGTTCATTTCTTATAAAGACCGGCGGGGTAAGGGCTTCCCAGGAAAATGCGCAAAGATTGCTTGAGAAGGATCAATTGGTAATTGTTTTCCCTGAGGGGCTAAAGGGTATAAGCAAGCCGTTTAAATACAGGTATAAGTTACAGAGGTTCGGCAGGGGCGGATATGTTAAACTCGCAATTAAAACCCGTTCACCCATTATCCCCGTTGCCGTTGTCGGTGCTGAAGAGGCATACCCTATACTGGGCACAAGTAAAATGCTTGGTAAACTATTTGGAGCACCTTATGCACCTATTACACCATTCTTTCCTTTATTGGGGCCAATCGGCGCAATCCCGTTACCGACAAAATGGTATATAGAATATGGTGAACCAATCGATATAGAGAAATATAGTATGGAAGATGCTGATGATGATATTCTTATAAACAGACTCTCAGAGAATATAAGAACCCGCATTCAGAATATGTTAATCAATCTGCTCAAAAACAGAAAATCCATATTTTTCAGTTGATATTCGTTTTACCGTAGCTCGAGTTACACCGACTCGCTTTTCAGACTTACATATATTTTCGGACGCATTCCATGGATTTAAGCATCACTTGCTGTTTTTCTTTCTTGATTCTTTTTCTTCTATCCCTGAGATGCCGAATCGCTTCTTAAGCTCTTCATACACCTTTTGAATAGGGATATTCCTGTAACCCAGCAATACAAGCAGATGAAAGAGCAGGTCCGATGATTCCAAGATCACGTCGTTATCCTGTTTTTCTTTACCAGCCTCAATAACTTCTATAGCCTCTTCTGTAATCTTTTTATTGATTGCATCAACACCTGCGTTCATTAAAGAATGGACGTAAGATTTTGGGGGCGGATTGGTTTTCCTCTGTAATATCACACTATAAACTGCATCAATTATGTTTGCACCGGCGGGTATTGTATCTTTTACTTCTATAATATTCTCATGGCTTAACTCTGAGAAAAAACAGCTCCTGTGCCCGGTGTGGCATGCAACACCGACCTGTTCAATCTTTAAAAGTATTGTATCATTATCACAATCATAAAAAATTCCTTTAAGAAATTGATAATGTCCTGATGTTTCTCCTTTTAACCATAATGACTGTCTTGAACGGGAGAAATAATGAATCTTGCCTGTTAATAGCGTTTTTATCAGCGCCTCTGCATTCATGTATGCAAGCATCAAGACTTCATTTGTTTGATAATCCTGTGCAATGGCAGGGACAAGACCGTTATCATCAAATTTTATTATTTTAACAAATTCATCTATATTCATTCAGATTTTATCTATATTGGAAACCTGATTTAAGCAAGCATAAAGCGATAATTTACATAGTATCACAGGACTTCCTATTCTTTTTTAAGTAATTTCAGCTTTCTTGATAGCTCTACGAATATTATGTATGGCTTTTCTGTAAGAAAAGAAAGGTATTTAAGTTTCAGATCCGCAGTAAATACATCATCAGTA contains:
- the hisIE gene encoding bifunctional phosphoribosyl-AMP cyclohydrolase/phosphoribosyl-ATP diphosphatase HisIE — encoded protein: MDEFVKIIKFDDNGLVPAIAQDYQTNEVLMLAYMNAEALIKTLLTGKIHYFSRSRQSLWLKGETSGHYQFLKGIFYDCDNDTILLKIEQVGVACHTGHRSCFFSELSHENIIEVKDTIPAGANIIDAVYSVILQRKTNPPPKSYVHSLMNAGVDAINKKITEEAIEVIEAGKEKQDNDVILESSDLLFHLLVLLGYRNIPIQKVYEELKKRFGISGIEEKESRKKNSK